taataataataaaaagtctTCATCAAGTCATTAGCTACTAGTTTAGTTTCCCTTCTTTGTTTCCccctcattaaaaaaaaaaaaaaagggcggcccggtcgcattacgcgtccccgctgagcgagggtccggggaggggtcccaccacaagggtgtattgggggcaagccttcccttgccaatttaattggcaagaggccgcctctaagactcgaacccgtgacctctagtcacacgacaacaacgttttccCTTCTTTGTTTCCCcctcattaattaattaaaattaagacAATGACTGGTGATATTAATTTGTTTATCCTACAACTATTCCAGTCCCGAGAAATGCATCAGCCACTTCGAATACTGCCAAAGATTGACAACTCAACAACATAAAGATAATTTATATATTGCACATCCAATTAACAACTTAGTCAACAAAAGACTACTGTCTGATCTCAAATCAATATTATAAAATCATACATAATCAGTAACTGAGTGTAGTTCCAAATTCACAAAAATGGAGCTTCTGCAAATCCCCATCCTCTTCTGCtttctcctcttcatcttcacaCTAATCTCGATTAGGAGGAAGAAATTTCACAATCAAAACTCAAATCCTCCGCCGGGACCATGGAAATTTCCACTCATCGGAAACATTCCTCAAGTAGCCGGAGCTCTTCCTCACCACCGCTTCAGAGATCTAGCAAAAAAATACGGACCTGTGATGAGCATCCAACTCGGTCAAGTCCCATCTGTTGTAATTTCATCAGCTGAAACAGCCAAACAAGTCCTCAAAACCAACGACGTCCAATTCGCCGGCAGGCCAATAGTACTCGCAGCAGAAATCGTGTTTTACAATCGGATGGACATTGTGTTCGGTGAATACGGAGATCACTGGAGACAAATGAGGAAAATCTGCACATTAGAATTACTTAGTGCAAAAAGGGTCCAATCTTTTAGACCAGTAAGGAAACAAGAAGTTGAGAATTTCATCAGGTTTCTTTGTTCTAAAGCAGGAACTTCTGTTAATCTTACAAAAACTATCTTTGCTCTAACGAATTCAATCATGGCGATGACTGCAATTGGGAAGAAATATGGAGATCAACAAGCTTTGTTAAATATAATTGATGGTGGAGTTGAGGGTGGAGCTGGGTATAGTATTGCTGATGTGTTTCCTTCGTTTAAATTTCTTCATTATATTACTGGAGAATACTCGAAACTTGTGAGGTTACATGAGAAGACAGACAGAGTTCTTGAAGATATTATAAGTGACAAGAAATTGGAGAGGAAAAATGGAGATCGGAAGGGGGAAATTGAAAATCTTTTGGATGTTCTTTTGGATTTTCAGGAAAGTGGGAATCTTCAAGTTCCTTTGACGAATGCTAGCATCAAAGGTTGCATTCTGGTAAGTTTTCACACTAAATTTACTGGATCCTTCACATATTTATACATGGTTAATTCCCAAATAATTTATCCATTCATGGTTGATTTCACACTATTTCTTTATTTGTAGTAATTTTGGTTAACCCATCCCTATAGAAAGAATAGCAGAAATTTTATCGATCTAACCGTCACATAGGGAAATTAATTTTAGGAGTGATCCTTCCATTCAGATGATACTATTAAGAGTCTCGGTTTTTAGTTGAATGATATGGCATCATCTGAACAGAACGACTATTAACAGTATCGGTCTGTAGTATCTGTAGTAGAATTTCTCGTATACGAAACCTGCAGATCAATGTTAGGTTTCAGATCAATGTTAGTATGCCGGCAAAAGGGTTTCTGTTATTGTCTTTTAGGATAGAGTTAAAATTTGATACTACCCATTCTTAAAAGgtgcaaatttttttatttttttttttttttttgataaaaatgcataCATCATTTTATAGATACGAAAACATCAAGTACAATAAGaaaagtaaggaataaaaccttacataagTACAGGCTATGTCTATTACAAAATCCATAAAAGTAAAAAACGACTACGAATAAAGTTATCAATCAAAAGATAACAAACAATAGATGCAATTCAAGCGGAATAAGAGATTTGATGAAATATATGCAATTCAACTATAATTTATTGaacaaagagaaaaaaataaaacaacagaatGGTGCAAGGAGGAAAAAGGAAGACAATCTtcattcttcctcctcaaatagAAGACTACAACttgaaaaggaagaaaaattCAATCAATAGAAAGATTAATGGATGAAATTGGTGAAGAATTGATGAAAATtaaagagaagaggaaggagcaGTTAAATTTTTTGGGGAGGGAGAGAAGAGAACAGTTTTGACGaacaaaaatattattaaatgaataaaaataaatattattaaaaggtGCAAAATTAGTAATAACTTATGAAAGTTTGTCAAAATTAGAACAGTTCGAAAGTTTAGTTATATTATAAGAAAATTTTATAGAATtagtttgactattatttaactattaaatcaaaaatttaaaaaacatttgtttaaagtaaaacaatttttgcacattttttattggatatttgtaactatattagcaACGCAataatattttagacattttgacAATTTTTGGTGTGATTAAATTATATTTGGTAGATTTAATTGTTAGCATTTtaatagagtttttttttttaaactgtgTTAGTgacatattaaatattttagatataattaatgCTTGGAAAAACCGATGtgatatttaaataataattaaacatgttttttcaaattttcagtaaTGTAATGCtattgattttgcttgaaagcgttagaattaaatttagaCAACTTCATATGATAGGGCTAAACGTGCACCTCACCAAAAACGTTAGGTCAAATTTGACACTTATCCCAATAATTTATTAGTGTCGATATCATTACCTAATACACTAATACATTGTTTagggtaaaggctatgcttactttgtttttcacaaagtaccattacttggtatgttttcaccattggatccaatggtgaaaacacaccaagtaatggtactttgtgaaaaacaaagtaaccatagaagacacccaTTGTTTAATCATAGTAATTCTAATAGTAATAATACATTAGAAGgtacttaaatttttttatattaaatagttTAGCCCCTATCTAATATTAATGACTAATTTGCTctttaaaagtaaattaaaattttgacaCCAAAACTTTAAATGTTTAAACTTTGAtacctaaaatttatttttacacataaaaactattattttcaatattaaagatataattttatattattatttaaaaaaatattattcaaGGCAATGTCATTATCTCTCCCTTCATCTCTCTCGTgtctaattttaataatataattcaatattttagtatataaaaataataatactacAATACTATTATTTTACATATTATTCTCtatgtaaattttaattttacacttcaCAGtactattattttaaatattaaaaacacactttatatatttagtatttatatttttagtttttttttttttttttttgaaacaaagaactttatattaatttaaatctgAACGAAGAACATCAAACAAAAAAGTAGGAGGACTGTCCCACTCACTACGTACAGACTTAGACCTGACCGCCCTAGCTAGAGTATGAGCTGCCTGATTCGCTGaacgtttaacaaaagaaatagCTATAAAATCTAAATCTTGCATAATAGAAAGACAATCTTGAATGATATCAGATAAATAAGAAAACTGCACCGACGGCTGTGTGATTGCCATCACTACTGATAAATAATCAGTTTGAATTGTAACCCGTCGTTGTGGAATGGATTTCAACCAGGATAACGCCTCACGTACTGCTATAGCCTCGGCTATAATTGGTTCAAAATGCCCCTCAATTGCACAATGCATTGCAAATTCACACTGGCCCTGATGATTTCTGATTAAGAATCCAACAGAACAGTATCCATCCTCTTTGAACGTACCTGCGTCGACATTACAATACCAATGATTCTCAGGTGGCCTCTGCTAGGTAGCGTTTGCTGCTGTCAGGTAACTCATAGGAATTACTCGTGTTGCTTGTGCCTTCCGCCAGCTTTCTAATTCCTGTTGTGCTTCACACACTATCCGATTTGGAGATGTACGTTTTCGATCCCAGACATATAGGTTTCGTGCCTTCCATAATGACCAGATTATCATTACCACTGCTGCAGCTGccattttattcaatttgttcaattccGTTGCCAGCCACACTCGAATTGATCCCACTCTCCGCATCCGATTATCACCAAAAAATACCTCCCATGTACCAGAGGCGATCGGACATTGAAGAAATATATGCTCCTCATCTTCACCAACTGATTGACAACACTTGCATATATTATCAATTAAAACATGTCTGCGAATTAGATTGGATGCCGTAGGAAGTGTATTAGTGAAAAAACgccaaatatttttattttttgaaaaaatatatttttatttttataagctaaaatatttgaaatattttttattaaaattagataGGAGAAATAGGAGAGGAGGGAGAAAGAAATGTTGGGACAcatttaacaaaaatataaaagtatatgtttaatattaaaataataattttaagtgaaaaaaataaattagggttatcaaaatgtaaatatattaactttaaagTAACAAAAATGTAATATTTCCCTAATAATTAAGCTCAAATCAGTAGATAGAAAGACTAAAATATTGTATAGAACAAAAGCTAAATGAAAACTACAGAATTTATTAGATAATAATGTTGGAACTAATCAATTATTTAGCCTTTGGaatacaataaaaaattatacatttcttttcaGAACTAAGGGACTATCCACTTTAAAATTTCTCTATAgttttataataaatataaggtTTAATACATAtccaaccccttaaacttgtaactttttttcacctggctctgtcaacttaggggacaacctctaaaccccctcaactttccaaaaacatcacatacagtcCCTTACACCCATATGTtctgtcaaaatattgacccgtataGAAAACACGCTTGattgttgaccacaccaatatcacgtgtcatttttttattaaattttttcaaGTGATTATTGTATGCGAGGTGTTGTCGCTGTTTGTTGTCGCAGCCTAATCGAGGTGCTGAGGTTGGCGGTAGTGGTCATCGAGGTgaaatcacttggaaaaatttaataaaaaagtgacacgtgacattggtgtggttaacagtcaagcgcgttttctacacgggtcaatattttgaccgaacatagagGTGTAAGGGgatgtatgtgatgtttttcgagagttgagggggttgagaggatATCCCcgaagttgagggggccaggtgaaaaaaagttacaagtttagggggttgggtgcctattaagcctaaatATAACCTCAAAAAGTAGAGAAATTTTACCTTACACCCCGTCACAACATTATCCATGTGCCAAAGAAAATAATTTGATGTTATATATTTTAGAGTTTATGATTTGATATTTTAGAGTCTAAATTTGTATATGAATCATtaactaaaaaatatttaattagttaattatacagtgttaatattttattattgacTCGACCCAAAGATTACATAGATGTGAGTCTAATCATCCTATGAGTTAATACATTAATGCCCCGCCTAGATTTTTaagaacaaaacaataaaattgaaaaaaataaattgttCTTGAAGAAAAGATCAAACCCTAAACGAGAAATTGTTTGGAAATTGATCACAAATCTGCGAATATCTATGGCAGGAAATGTTTGGAGCTGGGAGCGATACATCCTCCAAAACTACAGAATGGGCAATAGCGGAACTAATGAGGCACCCAAAAGAAATGAGAAAAGTACAAGAAGAAGTGAGGCGAGTCTTTGGCGAAACAGGAAAGGTCGAGGAATCAAGGCTTGATGAATTAGAATACCTAAAGTTAGTTGTGAAAGAAACACTAAGATTACATCCTCCAGGGGCATTAATACCAAGAGAATGTAGCGAGACAAGAACAATCGGCGGATACGATATTCATCCCAAGACTAAAGTTATCGTGAATGTGTGGGCCATTAATAGAGATCCAAGCATTTGGACTGAACCCGAAAAGTTTTGGCCGGAAAGGTTTAGAGATAATCCAATTAATTATCATGGTATGTGTTTTGAATACATTCCATTTGGTGCAGGAAAAAGAATATGTCCCGGAATCACGTTAGGAGTCATAAACCTCGAGCTTTTTCTGGCAAACTTATTGTATCATTTTGATTGGGAATTTCCGGATGGAATCACGGCTGAAACACTTGATATGACTGATGGTCTTGGAGGTGTTATGAGGAGGAAAGTAGACCTTGAACTTGTTCCTATCCCCAAGATTCCTTTGCCTGCAAAATAAATCAAGGTTTATCTAGATGTTATATCCATAATGTTGTTCATATTTGTACTTGTTTTAATTGAGTTGCATTGATGAATAATGAAATTGATTTACATCATTGATGtactgttttattttattttttcaaacttctttcttcttcccctGTCCATCTTGTTCGAAACCAAACACTATTCTTCATTCTGTTTGTCGTCCTGGAAACTTGTGTTAGTCttgttttcttctttgttgCGTTCATCTTTCTATCATCTTCAATTTTTGAAACGCTATTGCTGGTTCTACTTTTCAGTTGACTTATTCTATTTCCAGTTAAACTGTTAAACCAAATCCTTTCTTATCCTTTCTTACTCTTCTTCGTTCCCTGCTTGTCCAACTTCTCTCATCTTCTCCGTTTCATTTTGAGATTCCTAAATTCCACTTTCCTCTTTGCGGAATCAAATCCAATCTTCCTTTCTCCTTTCTTTTAACTTCAATTCACTGGGATTCTTTCTTATCAACCCtatttcttccttcttctcttcccaattataatatttatccattttatttttatttttattttagcaTTTTCTTTATCCTCCAAGTTTGGATTAATTCACTTCAAGATATATCTTACAAGTACATCATCATCCACAACACTGGAGTTGGAAAATCATATCTTCTACTTCTTCAATTAACTGATAGGAGGTTTCAGCTCGTCCATGACTTTACCAAGGAATCCACTTCATTCCGACTAATCAAGTTGTAGATATCTCAATCAAGCCGCTTGCAAGAGTTCAGTTCGTTATGCTTTGCTCTCCCctttgatacagattgaaagcgataaatggaggttttaatcgtaaaccaacaaagatgttcttctctagctaaactagaaggagtgaatcccaataaacaaggtataaaccttaggttctcaaagacgatgatatttgattgataaaagttagttcatccttacaaaaatgagggtttaaatacatcctccTAATGATAATAAAGACAAGGATTACCCCTTGCTAGGGTTTCGACAAGGCTATCcgaaaagggtaaaatgggtgatgcgccccgacaatcagtaca
The DNA window shown above is from Euphorbia lathyris chromosome 1, ddEupLath1.1, whole genome shotgun sequence and carries:
- the LOC136220821 gene encoding cytochrome P450 726A27-like, with amino-acid sequence MELLQIPILFCFLLFIFTLISIRRKKFHNQNSNPPPGPWKFPLIGNIPQVAGALPHHRFRDLAKKYGPVMSIQLGQVPSVVISSAETAKQVLKTNDVQFAGRPIVLAAEIVFYNRMDIVFGEYGDHWRQMRKICTLELLSAKRVQSFRPVRKQEVENFIRFLCSKAGTSVNLTKTIFALTNSIMAMTAIGKKYGDQQALLNIIDGGVEGGAGYSIADVFPSFKFLHYITGEYSKLVRLHEKTDRVLEDIISDKKLERKNGDRKGEIENLLDVLLDFQESGNLQVPLTNASIKGCILEMFGAGSDTSSKTTEWAIAELMRHPKEMRKVQEEVRRVFGETGKVEESRLDELEYLKLVVKETLRLHPPGALIPRECSETRTIGGYDIHPKTKVIVNVWAINRDPSIWTEPEKFWPERFRDNPINYHGMCFEYIPFGAGKRICPGITLGVINLELFLANLLYHFDWEFPDGITAETLDMTDGLGGVMRRKVDLELVPIPKIPLPAK